DNA sequence from the Ovis canadensis isolate MfBH-ARS-UI-01 breed Bighorn chromosome 2, ARS-UI_OviCan_v2, whole genome shotgun sequence genome:
gagttggacacgactgaagtgacttagtatgcacgcaAGAAGATCCAGGAggatatttgaaaatcaattattTCTTGTGAAGAACTGCCTTCCCTGAGAACTCTAGCTGGTACTAGAGAATATGAGATGCCCTATCTTTCCACCCCAACTTGGGCTCCCCGAGAGCCAGGGCTTTGTGTTACAGGTGCTCAAGCCCTCCAGAGTGCTCCTCAGAGTACTCACTGAGTACACGGAACTGATTGAGTCCTTTCTCTACAGCTGGAGGTGACTCTCGTCCAGCCTGAGTATATTGGCTGGACAGTTTGAGGGCCTAGACCCTGAGTATGAATGCTGATGTAAACTGAAGCCAGGCAAGAGGTGCCCCAAATAGTCCGTCAGGAAAATCCATGGCTCTACATTTTCTTAGGCAAGACTCGTCCAAAAAGGGCCCTTTCATTCCGCTGGCACCCCATGCATATATTTCATTTGTGGTtcttgagaccaaaaaaaaaaaaaaaatgcatattcttGTGAAAGAAAACAGGGAATTGGTTCCAAAACTCACTTTCTGGCCAGAACCAACCAAGGCCTGTAAAGCAGCTGGGTCTTGTGGCCCTGATTAGATAGAGAGATAAGGATGCTTCTTCCTGGAGCCCTGTCAGGGAAGTGCTCAAACCCAGCCCACGCTGGCCACACTGCACCTTTCCCCACTGGCGCCTGGTAAGCTGCATGCCAGCGACACATGAGCACCTCTAAGCCCCCCATCGCCTCGCCTGACCCGGCTGCCACTGGCATAACGCCACCTGCTGGCACATTTTCCTGTCAGGTTTTGGCCACAGCGGCTCTGGTGTTGCTCCCTCACCTGCCTAGTGTCCACCACTGACAGCTTTTATAGCAGGAAGGTGGGCAGGTTAACACAAGCCTGGTCTCACAAGAGTCTCTGTAAAGTGGAGTGGGGACTGGGGGCAGACAGTCCTgtacttcattcattcaaattccacctttgcagtttttaaaaaaaatccatgaactgtatgtgttttttatttactttgaaatgGCCCAAAGAGAGGATGAAGAGGTGTGTGGTGTAACGGAACTGCTGGTGAGTGCTCAATTCTGTATGCTTCTCAACTGAGACCAGTCTCCAGAGGGTGCCAACAATAGCCAAGTTTCATTTATTTGTCCAAGTACAAGCATGATCAAGAATGTTCTAAATAAGGTCAGCGTttacagctttgactataggagTTCCTCTCTGATCATTTGATTGGGTCACATGAATTTAAACTTAAGTGAAGCTTCATTTCAAAGTTTCCACTCCATTTCTCTGAATGTGCCACAGCATGATGATAAAAGTCTCCCAGATTCCCCCAAATCCACCTGAATAATATCTCAACACATTGTGGTTTATTCACCTTAAGAAGAATCTGGAGAGAACATGGTTTGGGATGGGAGACAGAGTTAACGCCTGATGGGTCTGGACCACTGATATAAACgattctcatttcattttagagTTTCCATAATTGTAGCAATTATCTCTGAAAGATTTTTGTCCACATTGATTTGGATAAAGTTTTCTGGAGCTGATGGGGTCTCCAGAGTATCGAATTGGGACTGCAGTAATTCAGGGGGCATAAAATGGTCTTTTCTTCTGAGTAAGCGTCCAGAGATGATGTCAAATGACCCAGTCAGATGGACCACAAGGAGCTTCACCTCAACTggcttttcttccttccccaagTCATCACACTTCAGAGGTGCATCATCTTTTCCTTGTATTAAGATGTCTCTATACACTCTCTTCAGAGCTGAACAGGCTAAAACTACATGCTGCCCAGAGGCTAcatctctgttttaaaaaaaaaaaaaaaaaaaaaacctggggagatggggaaggggagatcacaaagaatgaagacatttaaaataactGGTGTCAAACCTAGGCTGAGGACTTCAGTCCCACTTCTCTGACAGTAGAAGGTGTTACAAATGGTGGCCAAGTATCAGGCAGTCTTGGCTTTGAGGTAAAGATCTTCCACCAGTGAGCCCTCTCGGGTGATATGTTTACTTCTCTgagcgtcagttcagttcagtcactcagtcatgtccaactcttcgcgaccccatggactgcagcacgccaggctttcctgtctatcaccatactcctggagtttactcaaactcatgttcattgagtctgtgatgccatccagccgtctcatcctctgttgtccccttctcctcctgccttcagtcttcccagcatcagggtcttctccagtgagtcaattctttgcatcaggtggccaaagtattggagtttcagcttcagcatcagtccttccagtgcatagtcaggactgatttactttaggagcATCAGTTCATCATCTGTTAAATGTGGCTACTCAAGAGTACCTGCCCACAGAACTGTGGTGGGGAAGTTTATCATGGTGCCCAGCACACAGGAAGTGCTGAGTATCAGCTCTGCCCCTGGGCTATAGGATGTGACTGAGCCAGCACCTGTGGACATGGGTGGCTGCTGGCAGGCACCTGTGTCCCCCACACGGCATGACTCAGGCTCTCCTCAGATTTCCTCCATTCCTACTCTGCAGTATGCTGGACCAATCTGGGGAAGTTACCCATGCAGAGCtggagaaagcaggaaaaaagagAGCACCAGTCCCTCTGTTTTCAAGGTAAGCAGAGAGTGAGTAGTTTTCAGAGATGCTGAAAACTAAGAGAAAAACCTGAGTCAGAAATAGAGGTAGATTGACAAGGCACCAATAAgggaaaacctagacagcatattataaagcagagacattactttaccaacaaaggtctgtctagtcaaagctatggtttttccagtagccatgtatggatgtgagagttggactattaagaaagctgagtgtgggagaactgatgcttttgaactgtggtattggagaagactcttgagagtcacctggactgcaaagagatccaaccagtccatcctaaaggaaatcagttgtgaatattcattgaaaggactgatgctaacactcaaactccaatactttggccatctgatgtgaagaactgacccattggaaaagaccctgatgctgggaaagattgacagtgggagaaggggacaacagaggatgagatggttggatggcatcaccaatgtgatggatgggagtttgagtaggctctgggagttgatggacagggaagccttgcgtcctgcagttcatggggtcacaaggagtcagacaagactaaacgactgaactgtactgaagggAAAACCAGTGTGGTCCAACACCATACATGAGGATGAGCCCCCTGACACTAAGCTGATGTATACCAGCCCTGGGCAGGAGAGGTTTGTCTTCTTAGAGCCAGGAAGGAACTAAATAAAGTGGTCAAGGGTCAATGCTGGCTTGGGTACTTAGTAGAGATTTCAGTTCAGAACTGAGAACTAAGAATTCTGAAGGGGCCTGCCTTGATCTATGGCCATCGTAGACTGGAGACCCAGTGGTTGGTGTGTCATCAGCAATAAACCAACGTACTTGAGCCTCCCAGCTCTTCTCAAGGGCATGAGTGAGAGCTTGTTAGTTCTGAGCCTGGAGGTCTGATCTCCGCTTTCCTGACTCTTCACTTTGGCTTCCATCACAGGTCAGAATCTTTGATCTGACAGTCTATTTATGTTAGAGACCCAGTTGGGTAGGAGTTCTCAAATCCTAAAACCTCAAAGCCTTAAAACCCTAAACCCATACAAAGACAGGACTGCCAGCCATGTCTgtgcagtgttttaaaaaaatgtaaactgaatttttaataagtATAATGTCATATGGCTCATATGGTTTTAGATTTATAAAACGTGACTTCATCTTAGAAAGCAAGATTTGGAACTCACTCACTGCCACTCCTTTGTCTTCCAGGATTCCCAAGGGCCAGATCCACAGATGGGAGAAGAGGGTCGTTTGCTCGGAGGCATGCTACCGAGCTGGACAGTTTGAGATTTCAGTCCTGGTAGCGAGTTATCTGTTGATTTGCAAATGACCCCAGATCTTCCTGGTTGTCAGAGCTTGAAGTAGGAGGCAATACAAGCGGTGGCTAAGATATGGCTATAacaacattattattttatttaggacTCACTATATATATTAGGTACCATTCTAAGTGCTACCCACGCTTTATTCACTAATTCCTCACAACAATCTGTAAGGACTGTTGTGAGTAGGAACTATATCCCTATTTTTCAGAAGAATAAACAGGTTTATGGAAGCCAAGTTGCTGAGTAAAATTCCCAGCTAGTAATTATGAAGTTGTCTAGAAGGCTGACTCTAGAACCCAACACTCTGTGGCTGATTTAAAGTCATTGTTAGTCACCAGATGGAGGTGCATTTCATTTCTGGGATCCTTTATCATTAGTCAGTTATGATTTCAAGAGTGGTTTCCTTTACTCACTGGCTTATGGGGTCTGACGTTCTCTTACCTTCGTAAAATATCATGCAATTTGCAGAGCCATGGAATTCTGTcctgaaattaaaacaaacacaaagtgGCTTTTCTAGATTTTATTTGTACAGAAACATGTTCATCATGTTCATCAATGTTAAAGTCCAGAGAAATCTCAGTGGTTTTGAGGAGGAGGCCATGCACAGGCTGAGGAATTAAGTCACTGGGCAGTTCAGCACAGAAACATGTTCCTGGTCCAGGTGTCAGAGGTTCTTTCCACAATGATAAAAATTACCCTAAAATGCCAGTATGTAACTCCCCCATGTCAATCTTCCCATTATAAATACACTTTCTTTGGTTctgatatgtttgtgtgtgtgtgtgtgtgtgtgtgtgctaagttgcttcggtcatgtttGATTGACTCTgcgactgccaggctcctctgtccatgggattctccaggcaaggataccgaagtgggttgctgttttctgatACACTTACAGATCTTTTATTGTATTTGCATGATTCTTCAGGTGCTTCTGATCTCAAATGCAGAGAGGTATTCATAGAAACTCTTAAGTCAGCTGCCCCCTGGTCCTATTCTTCAAACCCTCTAAAAACAGAGCTTCTTTTGGATAGAAGTATTTTGAGAGTTTTGtatttttccagagaaggcagAAGAAGTTTACATAGGACACCCTAGAGTGTTACACAAAGAAGTTCCCCTGGGGTAAATACTGATTGGCCGTAATGcattaaaaaaacctttttattatgcgaatttaaaacatatatgaaaagagacaaaatggTACAAAACAAACCTCTCTGTACTCATAACCCAGCTTTAATGATTTTCAGCTCACAATCTGGTCTTCTATATGTCCCAACGCCCATTCTTTACTTATCATTTTGATGCATATTCAAGAAAGAGCATGTCTTTATTATttaaggcttttttttcccccccccggCTGCTTTGGGTCTCCATTGTGGCGTGCAGGCTCTcaagttgtggtgtgcaggctgggttgtggtatgtgggatcttagttctccaaacaAGAACTGAACCCACCCCTGCACTGGAGCATCGAGTCTtatccattggaccaccaggcaagtccccatgaTGCATCTTTAAAAGTCCTTGCTCTTAACATTTTATAACTaccattttatttagatttttgtaTCTGTATAATTGAGATTGACTTGCATTTGTTTTCTTGTGTAGTCCATATTAAATTTTGGTATCAAGGTTATTCCTGCCTCCTAAAAATAAGTAGGgcagctttccttcttttttctcttctttaaaacaGCTTGTatacaatatattattttatggactgaatgtttttgtttccccaaaattcatatcCCCCATGTAAGAATATTTGGAGGTAatcaggtttagatgaggtcatgaggatgaGGTCCtcgtgatgggattagtgcctttataagaagagacCAGTGAGCTAGTATATACTCTTTctctcctgctgccctcccctTCAACCACCCAGTGGGGATACAGAGAACCTCCAAGCTCAGAATAAACAAGAAACTGACCATGctggcatcttgatcttggactttccccctccagaactgtgataaatacatgtctattgtttaagtcacccagtctatgTTATTTTGTTACAGCAATCTGAGCTGAGTGAAACTCATCTGAAAAACTATCTGGGCctatcttttacttatttattttgaggAAATATCTCTGATTATAGATTGAATTTATTTAATGAACATTGTATTATAttcaaatttttctatttttaattcagttttggtGACTGAATACTTTAGAATCAACAAGGTCATGTTTTCACTTGGAGATGGGGGAAGGGCTGAGCAGACTGTGTCCCTAAGCATTGTAATCCTCACCTGAAGAAAGTCTTCCCTTATATACATTATACAAGTCCTCACACTTAGGTTCAGGTCCAGCTCCATGCCTCATACAGGTATCATCTCCCATCTCTACAGAAACATCAAAAATCGTCCTTCCCACCCTCCTGCCTTATATGCATTCTCAAAACCTAGGGGAAAAGGTTATTTAGGTTTAATTAAATCTTGCTACTTTGATTCTGGCACCTGAGaatttctcattttgcttttgaCCTTGGGTAAGCCCTTGGTTATATCCCCCATCCCACTCCCCTAATCTTTTCCACCAGGAGCCTTTCAAGTTCTCGAGCTCTGGGTGAGGTCTTTCAGCTCCTGAATATTTCCCCTGGCTTAGGCTTTCCCTATTTCTTATTCAGAGTAACTAGCTCCCCAGTAAGTTAAGTTTCATTCCACCAAGGCCATCACTCTGTGCTCAGCAAACTAAAGACCTTCTAGTTACTAGGATCCACCCTTGTCAGGAAGCAGAGCAGGATTTTGTACACACACAtgctacatgcacacacactacacacacactacacacacactacatgcacatatgctacacacacacacagttaaaattttttcactatatgtatcttttcatagtaaataatattttttaaaagcacggTGTGCTAATATTGGGTTAAGAGTCCTGGAAGTTTTATTAGTCACATAATTCTTTAAAGACTTTACCTCTGCGTACACATTACTCAATCAGAGACCACTTAAAAGTTCAAATGCAACAGCTATAAAATCTGCACAAGACAGAGATCAAATGACAACTATTACCTAACTTACATGAATAGTATCTTAAATAACAATAACTACATAATTCAGATACTATTACTCAAATTATAACAGCTACTACAATGTACACACGATAGCTGAAATGTATTTAATGAAAGCCTTGTTTATGTTAGCACTTGTCTGAGTATTCAGTGGACCCAGTGTGGTTATTTCTAAACAAAGTAACAAGATGACGAGGCTTACCAGTTCTAAACTTGCAGACCATAAAGAACTTTGTGCTCTATGGGGAGACTTACATGCTCCTGGAAAAGTGTATATGTTTAAGACTTATTCTTGCCAAGATTTTCTGACATCGTACTCAAAAACTAAATGTTCTAGAGAAGTCTGTGAGGAGAAAAGAAGTTGTAGCAGCTGTACTTATGGAACCTGAAATTGCCACCGTAACACAGTATTTTCTAGACTCAAGCCCAGATTTGGATTTCCCTTTCCTTCGTCCATTTGCAAGTATCTGTTGTGTGCTTAGGGAGACCCAGACACTATTCTGGGGCCTTTCTTTCAATACTCTACACATGATCACCCTGAGTTTAACTTCTAAGATTCCATTTGCACCCAAATTTCTaaattcctttctcttctgtATTCTCATTGTGAACAGCTAAGCTTTTCTACTACATTCATGAACTAATagggataaaaaagaaaacactatcaTTTATACaaagaccttaaaaaaaattttttttaacctcttggcTGTATCTTCCAAAACAGCTTCTCCAACAGAAGGCTGCAACAGAGCAGGGTGACTGGGCCTTGAAGACTCACATGTCAGCAACATGACCAGTTTCCTACCTAGGACCCAGACCTACAAAGATACGGTGCTTTCCAAACCCGTAGGAAGGCCTGCACAGGCAACTTACTTGGCAAAGTGCTGTACTAATTATCACTGGGACT
Encoded proteins:
- the IDNK gene encoding probable gluconokinase isoform X1, producing the protein MAAPNALLVMGVSGSGKSTVGALLASELGWKFYDADDYHPEENRMKMQKGIALNDKDRIPWLCKLHDILRRDVASGQHVVLACSALKRVYRDILIQGKDDAPLKCDDLGKEEKPVEVKLLVVHLTGSFDIISGRLLRRKDHFMPPELLQSQFDTLETPSAPENFIQINVDKNLSEIIATIMETLK
- the IDNK gene encoding probable gluconokinase isoform X2 is translated as MKMQKGIALNDKDRIPWLCKLHDILRRDVASGQHVVLACSALKRVYRDILIQGKDDAPLKCDDLGKEEKPVEVKLLVVHLTGSFDIISGRLLRRKDHFMPPELLQSQFDTLETPSAPENFIQINVDKNLSEIIATIMETLK